A window from Tenacibaculum singaporense encodes these proteins:
- a CDS encoding zinc ribbon domain-containing protein gives MAKKEVTVEEKLRALYDLQLIDSRIDEIRNVRGELPLEVEDLEDEVAGLNKRLSNLAEDVKNLETDISNKKLAIEESKNLITKYEEQQKNVRNNREFDSLSKEIEYQELEIQLSEKRIKEYKAKIAQKKEVIDNTKEKLAKQEAHLAHKKGELDAILKETEKEEQLLKEKSEEFSQSIDKHLLTAYKRIRTKVRNGLAVVAIERGAAGGSFFTIPPQVQLEIANRKKITIDEHSGRILVDPALAQEEKEKIDSLFA, from the coding sequence ATGGCAAAAAAAGAAGTAACGGTAGAAGAAAAATTAAGAGCGTTATACGATTTACAGTTAATCGATTCTAGAATTGACGAGATTAGAAACGTTCGCGGTGAATTACCTTTAGAAGTTGAAGATTTAGAAGATGAAGTTGCCGGATTAAACAAGAGACTTTCTAATTTAGCTGAGGATGTTAAAAATTTAGAAACTGACATTAGTAACAAAAAGTTAGCGATTGAAGAATCTAAAAACTTAATTACTAAATACGAAGAACAACAAAAAAATGTTCGTAATAACCGTGAATTCGACTCTTTATCTAAAGAAATTGAGTACCAAGAGCTAGAAATTCAATTATCTGAAAAGAGAATTAAAGAATACAAAGCTAAAATTGCTCAAAAGAAAGAGGTTATTGATAACACCAAAGAAAAATTAGCTAAGCAAGAAGCACATTTAGCTCACAAAAAAGGTGAATTAGATGCTATCTTAAAAGAGACTGAGAAAGAAGAGCAATTATTAAAAGAAAAGTCTGAAGAATTTTCTCAATCTATTGACAAGCACTTATTAACGGCATATAAAAGAATTAGAACTAAAGTAAGAAACGGTTTAGCTGTTGTTGCTATTGAGCGTGGAGCTGCTGGAGGTTCTTTCTTCACTATTCCACCACAGGTACAATTAGAGATTGCTAACCGTAAGAAAATTACAATTGACGAGCACAGTGGTCGTATTTTAGTAGATCCAGCTTTAGCACAAGAAGAAAAAGAAAAAATAGACAGCTTATTTGCTTAA
- a CDS encoding Nif3-like dinuclear metal center hexameric protein yields the protein MQIKDVTNYIEQLAPLSYAEDFDNVGLLIGKHNTEVTGVLVTLDTLEETVEEAITKNCNLIVSFHPIVFSGLKKINGNNYVERVVLKAIQNNIAIYATHTALDNVNNGVSAKMGEILGLENMKTLIPKKGIIKKLTTYVPFTEANNLREKLFEAGAGNIGNYDNCSFNVEGKGSYRGNENSNPTVGEKGKLMFEEETCITVTFDSYLEGKILSALFKNHPYEEVAYEVITLDNQNQNVGMGMIGELSSEMDEKDFLLFVKETFKTGCVRHSELLDKPIKKVAVLGGSGSFAIKNAIRAGADAYISADFKYHEFFKAEKRILLADVGHYESEQFTKKLLVDYLSKKFSTFAIILSEKSTNPIHYI from the coding sequence ATGCAAATAAAAGACGTTACCAACTACATTGAACAATTAGCTCCACTTTCGTATGCCGAAGATTTTGACAATGTAGGCTTATTAATAGGAAAACACAATACTGAAGTAACTGGAGTTTTAGTTACCTTAGACACGCTTGAAGAAACTGTTGAGGAAGCTATTACTAAAAATTGTAATCTTATTGTAAGCTTTCACCCTATTGTGTTTAGCGGATTGAAAAAGATTAACGGTAACAATTATGTAGAACGTGTTGTATTAAAAGCTATTCAAAACAACATTGCTATTTATGCTACACATACCGCTTTAGATAATGTAAACAATGGTGTTTCAGCTAAAATGGGAGAAATTTTAGGGTTAGAAAACATGAAAACTTTGATTCCTAAAAAAGGAATCATAAAAAAACTAACTACTTATGTTCCTTTTACAGAAGCTAATAATCTTCGTGAAAAATTATTTGAAGCTGGTGCAGGTAATATTGGTAATTATGATAACTGTTCTTTTAATGTAGAAGGAAAAGGAAGCTACAGAGGAAACGAAAACTCAAATCCGACTGTTGGAGAAAAGGGTAAATTGATGTTTGAAGAAGAAACCTGCATTACAGTAACATTCGATTCTTATTTGGAAGGAAAAATACTTTCTGCTCTCTTTAAAAACCATCCTTATGAAGAGGTTGCCTACGAAGTTATTACTTTGGATAACCAAAACCAAAACGTAGGTATGGGAATGATTGGAGAACTATCTTCGGAGATGGATGAAAAAGACTTTTTATTATTTGTAAAAGAAACCTTTAAAACTGGTTGTGTAAGACATTCAGAATTACTTGACAAACCTATTAAAAAAGTTGCAGTACTAGGAGGTTCAGGAAGTTTTGCTATTAAAAATGCCATACGAGCAGGTGCAGATGCCTATATAAGTGCTGATTTTAAATACCATGAATTTTTTAAAGCTGAAAAAAGAATCTTACTTGCAGATGTAGGACATTATGAAAGCGAGCAGTTTACAAAAAAACTTTTAGTTGATTATCTTAGCAAAAAATTTAGTACTTTTGCAATTATTTTAAGCGAAAAGAGTACAAATCCAATACACTATATTTAA
- the lpxK gene encoding tetraacyldisaccharide 4'-kinase has product MKLLRFLLFPFAVLYDVVTRFRNWFFYVGILKSTSFDIPVIAVGNLSVGGTGKSPQIEYLIRLLKDNYRIAVLSRGYKRKTEGFQLVNNTHTAEDVGDEPLQFYKKFKKDVTIAVDADRTNGIQQLLQHENPPEVVLLDDAYQHRKVTASSYILLTKYNDLFVDDFVLPTGNLRESRRGAKRATMIVVTKCPENLSKAAQEKIVRKLNPKPYQKVFFTTIVYDENLKGTNELTIDDLKDKEVLLVTGIANPTPLLNFLKEKKVDFKHLNFPDHHNFTNQDIENINKSYEALPSQQKIILTTEKDYMRLEGKVDNLNYISIKSHFISEEKVFNSLVLDEIKKVN; this is encoded by the coding sequence ATGAAGCTACTTCGATTTTTATTATTTCCGTTTGCTGTTTTGTATGATGTCGTTACGAGGTTTCGTAATTGGTTTTTTTATGTAGGTATTTTAAAATCTACTTCTTTTGATATTCCTGTAATTGCTGTTGGTAATTTAAGTGTTGGTGGAACAGGAAAATCTCCTCAAATAGAATATTTAATACGTTTACTAAAAGATAATTATAGAATTGCAGTTTTAAGTCGAGGATATAAACGTAAAACAGAAGGGTTTCAGTTAGTAAATAACACACATACTGCAGAAGATGTAGGTGATGAACCTTTACAATTTTATAAGAAGTTTAAAAAAGATGTAACTATAGCTGTGGATGCCGATAGAACAAATGGAATTCAGCAATTATTGCAACATGAGAATCCACCAGAAGTTGTGTTGTTAGATGATGCTTATCAACATAGAAAAGTAACAGCGAGTAGTTATATTTTACTAACCAAGTATAACGATTTATTTGTAGATGATTTTGTATTGCCTACAGGGAATTTAAGAGAAAGTAGGAGAGGAGCTAAACGAGCAACGATGATTGTGGTAACGAAATGTCCTGAGAATTTATCTAAAGCAGCGCAAGAAAAGATAGTACGAAAACTCAATCCGAAACCATATCAAAAAGTATTCTTTACAACGATTGTGTATGATGAGAATTTAAAAGGAACAAATGAGTTAACAATTGATGATTTGAAGGATAAAGAAGTTTTGTTAGTAACGGGAATTGCGAATCCGACACCTTTATTGAATTTTTTGAAAGAAAAGAAAGTAGATTTTAAACACCTAAATTTTCCTGATCACCATAATTTTACGAATCAAGATATTGAGAATATTAATAAATCTTATGAAGCATTACCTTCTCAACAAAAAATCATACTTACTACCGAAAAAGATTATATGCGTTTAGAAGGAAAGGTTGATAATCTTAATTATATCTCTATTAAGAGTCATTTTATAAGTGAAGAGAAAGTTTTTAATTCTTTGGTGTTGGATGAAATAAAGAAAGTGAATTAA
- a CDS encoding GTP-binding protein, whose product MEYSNILNIGILAHVDAGKTTLTEHLLYHTGTIRNIGSVDKGSTVTDSLALEKERGISIKAATTSFIWNNTKVNLIDTPGHVDFSSEVARTLCVVDAVVLVVSAVEGVQAHTLTIADALQKLKIPTIIFINKIDRQGADTESVLEQIKYELQIKTVSIYTSHHEGLDTAYISPVFHNNSLTKEQKEAILEELIETDESLLEQYLNGHSITDESYIKSIIKNTSKASISPVFTGIAKNNIGVKELLDGLTSFIKPDKNTATQETSAYVYKLEHHKTHGVMAHVKVFSGELSSKSVIYNHTQAVETKINQSKVFHHTKHIDTTIKAGDIGIITGVVDTKTGDILGNPEGIPKLPELNTPVLSVQVIPDNDKDYNALAQALQIIDREDPTLQFKWHKPEKELLLLLMGDMQIEVLTHVLLERFSIPATFTEPQIVYKETINKAAEGYVRYWMPKPCWAIMTFLIEPAPLNSGVSYQSIVSKNDIHNKYQNEIARTIPKALEQGLLGWEVTDVKITLIKGEDHNVHSRPGDFNLATPMGIMKGLQAGGTHLLEPLVRFEIKTNEEFLSKIISELTTRRATINSPTFQNEMMHLTGTIPVATSLDLSIKLNTICSGRIRLRMVFHGYDVCPEGEGKSRPFKGVNPLDEAQWILHRRGAYKADERVI is encoded by the coding sequence ATGGAATATTCTAACATTCTTAACATAGGAATTTTAGCACATGTTGATGCTGGTAAAACTACCTTAACCGAACATTTATTATACCATACAGGAACTATAAGAAATATAGGAAGTGTAGATAAAGGTTCTACTGTTACTGACAGTTTAGCACTAGAAAAAGAACGTGGAATTTCCATAAAAGCTGCAACCACTTCTTTTATTTGGAACAATACTAAAGTTAATCTGATAGATACTCCAGGACACGTAGATTTTTCTAGTGAAGTTGCAAGGACACTATGTGTGGTAGATGCTGTTGTTTTAGTTGTTTCGGCTGTTGAAGGTGTACAAGCTCACACCTTAACTATTGCCGATGCCTTGCAAAAACTAAAAATTCCAACCATAATTTTCATTAATAAAATTGACCGACAAGGAGCAGATACTGAAAGTGTTTTGGAACAAATAAAATACGAGCTTCAAATTAAAACTGTATCTATCTATACCAGTCATCATGAAGGATTAGACACTGCCTATATTAGTCCTGTTTTTCACAATAATTCCCTTACCAAAGAGCAAAAAGAAGCCATTTTAGAAGAGTTAATTGAAACCGATGAAAGTTTGCTAGAACAATACTTAAATGGTCACTCCATTACTGATGAATCCTATATAAAATCTATTATAAAAAACACCTCAAAAGCTTCAATTTCACCTGTATTTACAGGAATTGCTAAAAACAACATTGGTGTAAAGGAACTATTAGATGGATTAACAAGTTTCATTAAACCAGATAAGAATACTGCCACACAAGAAACTTCTGCTTATGTATACAAGTTAGAACATCATAAAACTCATGGTGTTATGGCACATGTAAAAGTTTTTTCGGGTGAGTTATCCTCTAAGTCGGTTATTTATAATCACACACAAGCTGTAGAAACTAAAATAAACCAATCAAAGGTTTTTCATCATACCAAACACATAGACACTACTATTAAAGCAGGTGATATAGGAATTATTACAGGTGTTGTTGATACAAAAACAGGAGATATTCTTGGTAACCCTGAAGGAATCCCTAAACTACCAGAATTAAACACGCCTGTTTTGAGTGTACAAGTAATACCTGATAACGATAAAGATTATAATGCTTTAGCGCAGGCTTTGCAAATCATAGACAGAGAAGATCCAACGCTACAATTCAAATGGCATAAACCCGAAAAAGAACTGTTGTTATTACTAATGGGAGATATGCAAATTGAAGTACTTACTCATGTTTTATTAGAACGATTTTCAATCCCTGCTACTTTTACAGAACCTCAAATTGTTTACAAAGAAACCATAAACAAAGCTGCAGAAGGTTATGTTCGTTATTGGATGCCTAAGCCTTGTTGGGCAATCATGACTTTTTTAATTGAGCCCGCTCCTTTAAATTCTGGTGTTAGTTATCAATCTATTGTTTCTAAAAACGATATTCATAACAAATATCAAAACGAAATAGCTAGAACAATTCCTAAAGCTTTAGAACAAGGATTATTGGGATGGGAAGTAACCGATGTAAAAATCACATTAATCAAAGGAGAAGATCATAATGTTCATTCAAGACCTGGTGACTTTAACTTAGCTACTCCAATGGGTATCATGAAAGGTTTACAAGCTGGTGGAACACATTTGTTAGAGCCATTAGTTCGTTTTGAAATAAAAACTAATGAAGAGTTTTTGAGTAAGATTATTTCTGAACTTACTACTAGAAGAGCTACTATCAACTCTCCTACTTTTCAAAATGAAATGATGCATCTTACAGGAACAATTCCCGTAGCCACTTCTCTAGACCTAAGCATAAAATTAAATACTATTTGTAGTGGACGTATACGTTTACGAATGGTTTTTCATGGTTATGATGTATGCCCTGAAGGAGAAGGAAAATCAAGACCTTTTAAAGGAGTGAATCCTTTGGACGAAGCGCAATGGATATTACACCGTCGTGGTGCTTATAAAGCTGACGAACGAGTGATTTAA
- a CDS encoding mannose-1-phosphate guanylyltransferase, giving the protein MNTNYYAVIMAGGVGSRLWPVSTEKYPKQFHDLLGTGESLLQRTFNRINQLVPSENILIATNKRYEGLVLEQLPTISSKQVLLEPTMRNTAPCILYAALKIRQQNENAVMLVAPSDHWIENETKFIKNIETSFNACAKEDILMTLGIQPNHPNTGYGYIQFEENASEIKKVQTFTEKPNLEKATQFLASGDYLWNAGIFVWSVSSILDSFKKHLPEMVNILDTEDNVYNTNFEDDFIKTNYEKCENISIDFGIMERSEKVHVLPVDFDWDDLGTWGSLYNKLGKDTHQNATVGATTIFKDANGNMVSIKNGKKVVVQGLQDFIIVEKDDVLVICPRKDEQDIKQLRTEAKDNFGEEYV; this is encoded by the coding sequence ATGAATACTAATTATTACGCAGTAATTATGGCAGGCGGTGTAGGCTCACGTCTTTGGCCAGTAAGCACCGAAAAGTATCCAAAACAGTTTCACGATTTATTAGGAACTGGTGAATCTTTACTGCAAAGAACTTTTAACAGAATCAATCAATTAGTTCCGTCAGAAAATATTTTAATTGCTACAAATAAGCGTTATGAAGGATTAGTGTTAGAACAACTTCCTACAATTAGCAGTAAACAAGTACTACTTGAACCTACAATGCGTAATACTGCTCCTTGTATTTTGTATGCTGCATTAAAAATTCGTCAACAGAATGAAAATGCTGTGATGTTAGTAGCCCCTTCTGATCATTGGATAGAAAACGAAACCAAATTTATTAAGAATATTGAGACTTCTTTTAACGCTTGTGCTAAAGAAGATATATTAATGACTCTAGGAATACAACCAAATCATCCTAATACAGGGTATGGTTATATTCAATTTGAAGAAAATGCTTCTGAAATAAAAAAGGTACAAACGTTTACCGAAAAACCTAATCTAGAAAAAGCTACTCAGTTTTTAGCGAGTGGCGACTATTTATGGAATGCTGGTATTTTTGTTTGGTCTGTTTCTAGCATTTTAGATTCCTTTAAAAAACATCTTCCTGAAATGGTCAACATTTTAGATACTGAAGACAACGTGTACAACACCAATTTTGAAGATGATTTTATTAAAACTAACTATGAAAAATGCGAAAACATTTCTATCGACTTCGGAATTATGGAACGCTCTGAAAAAGTACACGTACTCCCTGTAGATTTTGATTGGGATGATTTGGGTACCTGGGGTTCTTTATATAACAAACTTGGTAAAGATACTCACCAAAATGCAACAGTTGGAGCTACAACTATTTTTAAAGACGCCAACGGAAATATGGTTAGTATTAAAAATGGTAAAAAAGTAGTGGTCCAAGGGTTACAAGATTTTATTATTGTAGAAAAAGATGATGTATTAGTTATTTGTCCACGTAAAGACGAACAAGACATTAAACAACTACGAACTGAAGCAAAAGATAATTTTGGTGAAGAATATGTGTAA
- a CDS encoding SprT-like domain-containing protein translates to MKKTLIKYIPEEAIPLVEYLIIEHKINLKIVSERQTKHGDFRRLPNGHMQITVNNNLNPYQFLLTLIHEIAHHVTYQKFGRVQPHGKEWKTVFQHLMLPFLQPEIYPKNILPYLANYLKNPKASTDADVNLSLALRGGKSEDGKNFIFEIPNGSVFQFKEKLYKRGDKRRTRYECLNLENKRVYLFNQNAEVELIASK, encoded by the coding sequence TTGAAAAAAACACTGATTAAATACATCCCTGAAGAAGCTATTCCGTTAGTTGAATATTTAATTATTGAGCATAAAATCAACTTAAAAATAGTAAGCGAGCGCCAAACCAAGCATGGTGATTTTCGTCGACTACCCAACGGTCACATGCAAATTACAGTGAATAACAATTTAAATCCTTATCAGTTTTTGTTGACGTTAATTCATGAAATTGCGCATCATGTTACCTATCAAAAATTTGGAAGAGTACAACCTCATGGTAAAGAATGGAAAACCGTTTTTCAACATTTAATGTTACCTTTTTTACAGCCCGAGATTTATCCCAAAAATATTCTGCCTTATTTAGCCAACTATTTAAAAAATCCAAAAGCAAGTACGGATGCTGATGTAAATTTATCACTGGCACTACGAGGTGGAAAATCAGAAGACGGAAAGAATTTTATCTTTGAAATTCCTAACGGAAGTGTTTTTCAATTCAAAGAAAAACTATACAAAAGAGGGGATAAACGAAGAACACGCTATGAATGTTTAAATTTAGAAAACAAGCGTGTATATTTATTCAACCAAAACGCTGAAGTGGAGCTAATAGCTTCAAAATAG
- a CDS encoding SDR family NAD(P)-dependent oxidoreductase, with translation MKNIVITGTSRGIGFELAQQFANQGHQVLALSRNTKPLEQVNHSNITTISVDLSSEKDIKKAVDFVSTEWKKVDILINNAGKLINKPFEQLTTQDFEEVYKVNVFAVAELTKNLLPFMQQGSHVVTVSSMGGIQGSMKFPGLAAYSSAKGAVITLSELLAEEYKEQQIAFNVLALGAVQTEMLEEAFPGYEAPLSAKEMANYIFDFALTGNKYYNGKVLQVSSSTP, from the coding sequence ATGAAGAACATTGTTATTACTGGAACTAGTAGAGGTATTGGTTTTGAATTAGCGCAGCAGTTTGCTAATCAAGGACATCAAGTCTTAGCTCTATCAAGAAACACAAAACCTTTAGAACAAGTAAACCACTCAAACATCACAACCATCTCTGTCGATTTATCTAGCGAAAAGGATATAAAAAAAGCGGTTGATTTTGTTTCAACTGAATGGAAAAAGGTAGATATCCTTATCAATAATGCAGGAAAATTGATTAATAAACCTTTTGAACAATTAACTACGCAAGATTTTGAAGAAGTTTATAAAGTGAATGTTTTTGCAGTTGCTGAATTGACTAAAAACCTACTGCCTTTTATGCAACAAGGGAGTCATGTAGTAACAGTGAGTAGCATGGGTGGAATACAAGGAAGCATGAAGTTCCCTGGATTAGCCGCCTATAGTTCTGCCAAAGGTGCTGTAATAACTTTATCAGAATTATTAGCTGAAGAATATAAAGAACAACAAATAGCATTTAACGTTTTGGCATTAGGTGCTGTACAAACAGAGATGTTAGAAGAGGCTTTCCCTGGATATGAAGCTCCTTTATCAGCTAAAGAAATGGCTAACTATATTTTTGATTTTGCTTTAACAGGTAACAAATACTACAACGGAAAAGTATTACAAGTTTCTAGTTCTACTCCATAA
- a CDS encoding metal-dependent hydrolase family protein: MKKRLFLALFLTMSIAAFTQNTYIFCGKLIDTKKGNIKEQQTIIVKDNKIVDVLKGYVNPENTDDITIDLKDKVVMPGLIDMHVHIESEHSPKTRLEKYILNDADRAYNSVKFAETTLSNGFTTVRDLGGTGVNISLAKAIKAGKITGPRVFTAGKSLATTGGHADPTNGSRRELIGNPGPKEGVVNSVEDARKAVRQRYKNGADCIKITATGGVLSVAKSGDNPQFTIEEVKAICETAKDYGMHVAAHAHGDEGMQRAIMGGVKTIEHGTYMSDATMELMKKYDVYLVPTITAGKEVEEKAKVKGFYPEIVVPKALAVGPQIQGTFGRAYKKGVKIAFGTDAGVFKHGKNGKEFGYMVEAGMPAMEAIQSATITNAKLLNMEKELGQVKKRFLADIIAVDEDPTQNIHTMEKVVFVMKNGKVFKK; this comes from the coding sequence ATGAAAAAAAGACTTTTTTTAGCGCTATTCTTAACAATGTCAATTGCAGCATTTACTCAAAACACCTATATATTTTGCGGAAAATTAATTGATACAAAAAAAGGTAATATAAAAGAACAACAAACCATTATTGTAAAGGATAATAAGATTGTTGATGTGTTAAAAGGCTATGTGAACCCTGAAAATACTGATGATATAACGATAGATTTAAAAGATAAGGTGGTAATGCCTGGATTGATTGATATGCATGTGCATATTGAAAGCGAACATAGTCCAAAAACAAGATTGGAAAAATATATTTTGAATGATGCAGATAGAGCCTATAACTCTGTGAAATTTGCCGAAACTACTTTGTCAAATGGTTTTACCACGGTAAGAGATTTAGGAGGAACTGGAGTTAATATTTCTTTAGCTAAAGCAATTAAAGCAGGTAAAATTACAGGGCCTAGAGTATTTACCGCAGGAAAATCTTTAGCAACTACGGGTGGGCATGCAGACCCAACAAACGGAAGTAGAAGAGAACTTATAGGGAATCCGGGACCAAAAGAAGGAGTAGTAAATTCGGTAGAAGATGCTCGAAAAGCAGTACGTCAACGTTATAAAAATGGAGCAGATTGTATAAAAATTACTGCTACTGGAGGGGTATTGAGTGTAGCAAAGTCAGGAGATAATCCTCAATTTACTATTGAAGAGGTAAAAGCAATTTGTGAAACAGCAAAAGATTATGGAATGCATGTTGCGGCTCATGCTCATGGAGATGAGGGAATGCAACGAGCAATTATGGGAGGTGTTAAAACTATTGAACATGGAACATATATGAGTGATGCAACTATGGAGTTGATGAAAAAGTATGATGTGTATTTAGTGCCTACAATTACTGCAGGTAAAGAAGTGGAAGAGAAAGCAAAGGTAAAAGGTTTTTACCCTGAAATAGTGGTGCCTAAAGCATTGGCAGTAGGACCACAAATACAAGGAACGTTTGGTAGAGCGTATAAAAAAGGAGTAAAGATTGCATTTGGTACCGATGCAGGAGTATTCAAGCACGGAAAAAACGGGAAAGAATTTGGATATATGGTTGAAGCGGGAATGCCTGCTATGGAAGCAATTCAGTCTGCGACGATAACCAATGCCAAATTACTAAATATGGAAAAGGAGTTAGGGCAAGTAAAAAAAAGGTTTTTAGCTGATATTATTGCTGTAGATGAAGACCCGACCCAAAATATTCATACAATGGAAAAAGTAGTTTTTGTAATGAAGAATGGAAAAGTATTTAAAAAATAA
- a CDS encoding glutaminyl-peptide cyclotransferase, producing MRFYKLLTLGLTTLLVTSCSETNYKFKLDTTKKTTLGKKAAIKFEQLKGEQIDSVQLYVNNKRVNTNETSVTVNTADFGVGKHAVTALAFYPNKSKKLNNSIEVLAKEAPAVYSYKIVNIYPHDKGAYTQGLEYKNGYLYESTGRNGESTLRKVELETGKVLQKTDLDKKYFGEGMTIFNNKIYWLTWHARKGFIYDFETFKQLGSFNYTNSNQGWGLTHNNSELIKTDGSNKVWFLDANNQQEKRSIQVYTNKYPVDNLNEIELINGKIYANKWQQNSIVIINPETGVVEGVANLNGLRDIVAKDQTLEPQDDVLNGIAYDAENNRLFVTGKHWGKLFEIELIKQ from the coding sequence ATGCGTTTTTATAAACTTTTAACCTTGGGATTAACTACTTTACTTGTAACCTCTTGTAGTGAAACTAATTACAAATTTAAATTAGATACTACCAAAAAAACCACACTAGGTAAAAAAGCTGCTATTAAGTTTGAGCAATTGAAAGGTGAACAGATAGATTCTGTACAATTATACGTAAATAACAAACGTGTAAACACGAACGAAACTAGTGTTACCGTTAACACTGCTGATTTTGGTGTGGGGAAACATGCCGTTACTGCTTTAGCTTTTTATCCTAACAAATCAAAAAAACTAAACAACTCTATTGAAGTGCTAGCAAAAGAAGCTCCTGCTGTATATTCTTATAAAATTGTAAATATTTATCCGCACGATAAAGGAGCCTATACGCAAGGGTTAGAATACAAAAATGGTTACTTATACGAAAGTACAGGTCGTAACGGAGAATCTACATTAAGAAAAGTTGAGTTAGAAACCGGAAAAGTTTTACAAAAAACTGATTTAGACAAAAAATACTTTGGAGAAGGTATGACTATTTTTAACAATAAAATTTATTGGTTAACATGGCATGCACGTAAAGGTTTTATATACGATTTTGAAACATTTAAACAACTAGGAAGCTTTAACTACACAAATAGTAATCAAGGATGGGGATTAACACACAACAATTCTGAACTTATTAAAACAGATGGTAGCAATAAGGTTTGGTTTTTAGATGCAAATAACCAACAAGAAAAAAGAAGCATTCAAGTTTACACAAACAAATACCCTGTTGATAATTTAAATGAAATCGAGCTTATCAACGGAAAAATTTACGCAAATAAATGGCAACAAAACTCAATAGTTATTATCAACCCAGAAACAGGTGTTGTTGAAGGTGTAGCTAATTTAAATGGACTAAGAGATATTGTTGCAAAAGATCAAACTCTAGAACCTCAAGACGATGTACTAAACGGAATTGCATATGATGCTGAAAACAACCGTTTATTTGTTACAGGAAAACATTGGGGAAAATTATTTGAAATAGAACTAATCAAGCAATAA
- a CDS encoding type B 50S ribosomal protein L31 has translation MKKGIHPENYRMVAFKDMSNGDVFLTRSTANTKETLEVEGVEYPLIKLEISRTSHPFYTGKSKLVDTAGRIDKFKNKYAKFKK, from the coding sequence ATGAAAAAAGGTATACATCCAGAAAATTATAGAATGGTAGCGTTTAAAGACATGTCTAACGGAGATGTTTTTTTAACACGTTCAACTGCTAATACAAAAGAAACTTTAGAGGTAGAAGGAGTTGAATATCCATTAATTAAATTAGAAATTTCAAGAACTTCACATCCTTTCTACACTGGTAAGTCTAAGTTAGTAGATACTGCAGGGCGTATTGATAAGTTCAAAAACAAGTACGCGAAATTCAAAAAGTAA